In a genomic window of Virgibacillus sp. SK37:
- a CDS encoding CHY zinc finger protein, producing the protein METHGFQVKGAIDAETRCKHYYSEVDRVAIKFFCCNSYYPCYQCHKEYGCGKTAVWPRGKFNEKAILCGSCGGELTINNYFEAASACPLCKALFNPGCKLHKHLYFSS; encoded by the coding sequence ATGGAAACACATGGTTTTCAAGTAAAGGGAGCTATCGATGCTGAAACTCGTTGCAAGCATTACTATTCTGAGGTTGATCGAGTTGCTATAAAATTTTTTTGTTGTAATAGTTATTATCCATGTTATCAATGTCATAAAGAGTATGGTTGTGGGAAAACTGCAGTGTGGCCAAGAGGAAAATTTAATGAGAAGGCAATATTATGCGGTAGTTGTGGAGGTGAGTTGACTATAAATAATTATTTTGAAGCTGCGTCTGCTTGTCCTTTATGTAAAGCATTGTTTAACCCAGGTTGTAAATTGCATAAGCATCTTTATTTTTCCTCCTAA
- a CDS encoding DUF2188 domain-containing protein, translated as MKKYSVAPNVDVTGWFVKLEDVAPEEVYDAKDDAIAAAEQMAKENSPSLLEILDKNHNVVEEKRY; from the coding sequence ATGAAAAAATATAGTGTAGCACCGAATGTAGACGTAACTGGTTGGTTTGTAAAATTGGAAGACGTGGCACCGGAAGAAGTTTACGATGCAAAAGATGATGCGATTGCAGCTGCAGAACAAATGGCGAAGGAAAATAGTCCAAGTTTATTAGAAATTCTAGATAAAAACCACAATGTAGTTGAAGAGAAAAGATATTAA
- a CDS encoding thioredoxin domain-containing protein produces the protein MTTPNKNNQLITEKSPYLLQHATNPVDWYPWGEAAFDKAKREGKPIFLSIGYSTCHWCHVMAHESFEDEEVAALLNKHYVAIKVDREERPDVDAVYIKVCQMMEGHGGWPLTIFMTPDQVPFYAGTYFPKQSKYGRPGLIEALQQLYLKYTNDPKHITEVTNSVERALAKTVSSKSKQRLNNDFVHQAFQQLGRIFDFNYGGFGSAPKFPMPQNSLFLLRHYYFTDKTAALKMVELTLQSMASGGIYDQIGFGFSRYSTDEKWLVPHFEKMLYDNALLLTVFTEAYQLTDHPLYKKICEEVITFIEREMTSREDAFYSAIDADSEGEEGKYYVWEEEEIFDILGNSVGEIFAEVYDITPYGNFEGKNIPNSIKVSLGKILNDKNLLQQLETAREQLLEEREKRVYPHVDDKILTAWNSMMIAALAKASKVFQNENYTGMAEKAMNFIERNLIKQNRLKARYRDGEAKYNAYLDDYAYLIIAYLELYETTFSLYYLSQAKNFSEQMIDLFWDEQDGGFFFSGKDSEELISRDKEIYDGATPSGNSVAAVALVRLGSLTGEMQFLERVETMYNTFYDDINRQASAAPYFMQSLQLTENPTKEVVVVGKRNDPARIKLLKKLQTTFMPNVSVLVTERSEDLITIAPFAAEYRQLEDKTTVYVCENFSCQQPTTDIDKAIEKIIEK, from the coding sequence ATGACAACTCCAAACAAAAACAATCAGTTAATCACTGAAAAATCCCCTTATTTGCTTCAGCATGCTACAAATCCTGTAGATTGGTATCCTTGGGGTGAGGCTGCTTTTGATAAGGCCAAACGAGAAGGAAAGCCAATTTTTCTAAGCATTGGTTATAGCACGTGTCATTGGTGTCATGTCATGGCACATGAATCTTTTGAAGACGAGGAAGTTGCTGCTTTATTGAATAAACATTATGTGGCTATTAAAGTGGACAGGGAAGAGCGCCCAGATGTTGATGCTGTATATATAAAGGTCTGTCAGATGATGGAAGGTCACGGTGGCTGGCCGTTAACTATCTTTATGACACCAGATCAAGTCCCTTTTTATGCAGGGACCTACTTCCCGAAGCAATCTAAATACGGCAGACCAGGACTGATTGAAGCTCTTCAGCAATTATATTTGAAATACACTAATGATCCGAAACACATTACCGAAGTCACGAATAGCGTAGAACGTGCATTAGCTAAAACGGTCTCTTCTAAAAGTAAACAACGATTAAATAATGACTTTGTTCATCAAGCTTTTCAACAGCTAGGAAGAATTTTTGATTTTAATTATGGCGGATTCGGAAGTGCTCCTAAATTCCCTATGCCCCAAAACAGTTTATTTTTACTCAGGCATTATTACTTTACGGATAAAACAGCTGCTTTAAAAATGGTTGAACTGACTTTACAATCCATGGCTTCGGGTGGGATCTATGACCAAATTGGCTTTGGTTTTTCTCGCTACTCAACTGATGAAAAATGGCTTGTTCCTCATTTTGAAAAAATGCTTTACGATAATGCACTTTTACTCACCGTTTTCACCGAAGCCTACCAACTGACAGATCATCCTTTGTATAAAAAAATCTGTGAAGAAGTCATTACATTCATCGAAAGGGAGATGACTAGCAGAGAAGACGCCTTCTATTCAGCCATTGATGCGGACTCCGAAGGCGAAGAAGGAAAGTATTATGTTTGGGAAGAAGAAGAAATATTTGATATCCTCGGCAATTCTGTTGGAGAAATTTTTGCTGAAGTGTATGATATTACACCATACGGCAATTTTGAGGGGAAAAACATTCCAAATTCAATTAAAGTTAGCTTAGGAAAAATACTAAACGATAAGAACCTACTACAACAATTGGAAACAGCAAGGGAGCAGCTACTGGAAGAGCGCGAAAAACGTGTGTACCCACATGTGGATGATAAAATCCTAACTGCTTGGAACAGCATGATGATCGCAGCATTAGCTAAGGCCAGTAAAGTTTTTCAAAACGAAAACTATACTGGGATGGCTGAGAAGGCAATGAACTTTATTGAAAGAAATCTTATCAAACAAAATCGTCTTAAAGCACGGTACCGTGATGGAGAGGCAAAATATAATGCCTACTTGGATGATTATGCATACTTGATTATTGCTTATTTGGAATTATATGAGACAACCTTTTCTCTTTATTATTTGAGTCAGGCAAAGAATTTTAGTGAGCAAATGATTGACTTATTCTGGGACGAACAGGATGGTGGCTTTTTCTTCAGTGGGAAGGACAGTGAAGAATTAATTTCCAGAGATAAAGAAATTTATGATGGAGCGACCCCTTCTGGAAACAGTGTTGCTGCTGTGGCGCTCGTACGTCTTGGGTCCTTAACTGGAGAAATGCAGTTTCTCGAAAGGGTCGAAACGATGTATAACACCTTTTACGATGATATAAACAGACAGGCTTCAGCAGCTCCTTACTTTATGCAAAGCCTACAACTTACAGAGAATCCAACTAAGGAAGTAGTCGTGGTTGGGAAAAGAAATGACCCTGCCCGTATAAAACTATTGAAAAAACTACAAACAACATTTATGCCAAATGTAAGCGTATTGGTTACAGAGAGATCAGAAGACCTTATAACCATTGCACCTTTTGCGGCAGAATACAGACAATTGGAAGATAAGACCACCGTGTATGTATGCGAAAATTTCAGCTGTCAACAACCGACAACGGATATAGATAAAGCAATAGAAAAAATAATTGAAAAGTAA
- a CDS encoding DUF362 domain-containing protein has product MAFVILDPCRAEKSGECVSVCPVDCIEEGKDQFYIDPDICIDCGACKAVCPVEAIEEEYDLSPDQEVFLEKAEEFFANK; this is encoded by the coding sequence ATGGCTTTCGTTATTTTGGATCCATGCCGTGCTGAGAAATCCGGTGAGTGTGTGAGCGTGTGTCCAGTTGATTGTATAGAAGAAGGAAAAGATCAGTTTTACATAGATCCGGATATTTGTATTGACTGTGGAGCATGTAAAGCTGTTTGCCCAGTAGAGGCAATAGAAGAGGAATATGATCTTTCGCCAGATCAAGAAGTTTTTCTTGAAAAAGCGGAAGAATTCTTTGCGAATAAATAG